One region of Mucilaginibacter sp. 14171R-50 genomic DNA includes:
- a CDS encoding sugar phosphate isomerase/epimerase — MNRRTFLYNSGLLAAAAATSSAISCTTARAKPAPGIQLYMVKEDMERDPIGTLKKLGAMGYTQIESYGSDKGIFWGKTNTEFKKIASGYGLNLVSTHYNPCTLPEFDKLAADAAQIGMKYLVCPWLGPQKSIETFKTFAEDFNQRGAICKKHGLRFGYHPHDYPYKAVDGQLPIDVLLAGTDQDLVDFQMDVYYTVTEGADPYAYITKHKGRFKLAHMRDVLKQRLPAGSQEESACDLGEGIIDFKKFIRTGQDNGMQYFFVEQSRFFQETPLQSAEKNAAYLKRLSLS; from the coding sequence ATGAACAGAAGAACCTTCCTCTATAATAGCGGCCTGTTAGCCGCGGCTGCGGCAACATCATCTGCAATAAGCTGCACCACCGCGCGGGCAAAACCCGCGCCCGGCATACAGCTTTACATGGTGAAAGAGGACATGGAGCGCGACCCTATTGGCACGCTAAAAAAACTGGGCGCTATGGGTTACACCCAGATAGAAAGCTACGGCAGTGATAAAGGCATATTTTGGGGAAAGACCAATACCGAGTTTAAAAAGATAGCATCGGGTTACGGGCTAAATTTGGTAAGCACCCATTACAACCCCTGCACCTTGCCGGAGTTTGACAAGCTGGCGGCAGATGCCGCGCAGATAGGCATGAAGTACCTGGTATGCCCCTGGCTGGGTCCGCAGAAATCGATAGAAACGTTTAAAACCTTCGCCGAGGATTTTAACCAGCGCGGCGCCATCTGCAAAAAGCATGGACTAAGGTTCGGCTACCACCCGCACGATTATCCTTACAAAGCTGTAGATGGTCAGCTGCCTATCGATGTACTCCTTGCCGGCACGGATCAGGACCTGGTCGACTTCCAGATGGATGTATACTATACCGTAACCGAGGGCGCCGACCCATACGCCTACATCACCAAACACAAAGGCCGCTTTAAGCTGGCCCACATGCGCGATGTGCTGAAGCAGCGCCTCCCCGCGGGCAGCCAGGAAGAGTCGGCATGCGACCTGGGCGAGGGCATTATCGACTTTAAAAAATTCATCCGTACCGGGCAGGACAACGGTATGCAGTACTTCTTTGTAGAGCAAAGCCGTTTCTTCCAAGAAACCCCGCTGCAAAGCGCGGAAAAGAACGCGGCGTATTTGAAGCGGTTGAGCCTCAGCTAA
- a CDS encoding outer membrane beta-barrel family protein encodes MKFTITALVFIFLCSFSALAQNPYSVKGVAIDSVGNVKLVNTSVSILNAKDSTLRKFTRAAANGSFSMTGLNKGKFILLVTYPGYADYVEHFSLDSAKTTFNFGTINMNLKSRLLNEVLIKGTVAAIKIKGDTTEFNAGAYTIQPNSKVEDLLKQLPGIQVDKDGKITAQGQTVQKVLVDGEEFFGDDPTLVTKNIRGDMVDKVQLYDKKSDQATFTGIDDGEKTKTINIKLKEDKKNGYFGKIDAGIGTDGFYQGQGLYNKFQGKKKFSVYGTFGNTGKTGLGWNDNNKLGTGGGMEFSDDGGIYFMGGGNDGGLDSFNGQYDGRGIPVANTGGVHYDNKWNNDKYSLNTNYKIGSLEVDGTRNNKSQQNLPGDSTNVINSLTDETFNNSMFRQKLDATYSVKLDTTSTLKVSVDGTLKNSDTHSINKASSRRTDNSLINTNDRTLNNEVDQQLFNASALYTKKLKKPGRTISLNVSAGMTQSKANGFLKSQLDLYNEQSQLDSSQVVDQKKTDNTKTSRFNTNLTYTEPISKYLSVVFNYGFNLNNSNADRKSFDQSSPGNYNLLNDSLSNHYVFNQTSNQGGVNFSYKKGKSTMRFGTRVANVDYKQVDEITGNSGRRNFTNWSPQANFSYKFSTYSSLNIGYYGNQTQPTLDQLQPIRVNTDPLNITLGNPNLKPSFTNGLYGYYNMYKVISDQSIWFNGNYNFTTNPIVSNVVTDPTVGKSTIQSVNLPGKKQSNYNLGIDMSRKLGVIGLNINARFNTGGNIYYSMVNNELNKTNSNTYRAAIGLSKYKEKKYSIYVSAGPNYTVGQASLQPDRNNNGRGFNADYYMNIYLPGKIEIGSDGQYQYTAATQSFDNDFKQTIINASITKSFFKAENLKLVLRGNDLLNQNSGFTRSASSNLITENRYTTIRRYYMLSVVWDFNGMGGGAAKK; translated from the coding sequence ATGAAGTTCACAATTACAGCACTGGTTTTTATATTCCTCTGCTCCTTTTCTGCCCTTGCGCAAAATCCCTATTCGGTTAAGGGCGTAGCTATCGATAGCGTCGGCAATGTAAAACTGGTAAATACATCAGTCAGTATTTTAAACGCCAAAGACTCTACCCTACGCAAGTTTACCCGCGCCGCGGCCAACGGCTCGTTCAGCATGACCGGTTTAAACAAAGGCAAGTTTATATTGCTGGTTACCTATCCGGGCTATGCCGATTATGTAGAGCATTTTAGTTTAGACTCTGCCAAAACCACCTTTAATTTCGGCACCATCAACATGAACCTTAAATCGAGGCTGCTTAACGAGGTGCTGATAAAAGGTACTGTTGCCGCCATCAAGATCAAGGGCGATACCACAGAGTTTAACGCGGGGGCATATACCATACAGCCGAACTCTAAGGTAGAGGACCTGCTGAAACAACTGCCTGGCATACAGGTTGATAAGGATGGTAAAATTACTGCACAGGGCCAAACCGTGCAAAAGGTACTGGTTGATGGCGAAGAGTTTTTTGGCGACGACCCCACACTGGTAACCAAAAACATACGCGGCGATATGGTTGACAAGGTGCAGCTATACGATAAGAAAAGCGACCAGGCTACATTTACGGGTATTGATGATGGCGAGAAGACGAAAACCATCAACATAAAATTAAAAGAGGATAAAAAGAACGGCTACTTTGGTAAAATTGATGCCGGTATTGGTACCGATGGCTTTTACCAGGGGCAAGGCCTTTATAATAAATTCCAGGGGAAAAAGAAGTTCTCGGTTTACGGCACTTTTGGCAATACCGGTAAAACAGGCTTAGGCTGGAATGATAATAACAAGCTTGGCACAGGCGGCGGCATGGAGTTTAGTGACGATGGCGGTATTTACTTCATGGGTGGTGGCAACGATGGCGGGCTCGACTCGTTCAACGGCCAATACGATGGCCGCGGTATACCGGTAGCCAATACCGGCGGTGTGCATTACGATAATAAATGGAATAACGATAAATACAGCCTTAACACCAATTACAAGATAGGTTCGCTTGAAGTTGATGGCACGCGCAACAACAAATCGCAGCAAAACCTGCCCGGCGATTCTACAAACGTGATCAACAGCCTTACAGACGAAACCTTCAACAATTCCATGTTCAGGCAAAAGCTGGATGCTACTTATTCGGTTAAGCTGGATACCACCTCAACCTTAAAGGTATCTGTTGATGGTACGCTAAAAAACAGCGATACCCACAGCATAAACAAAGCAAGCAGCCGCAGGACAGACAATTCGCTTATAAACACTAACGACCGTACTTTAAATAATGAAGTAGACCAGCAGTTGTTCAATGCATCGGCACTTTACACCAAAAAATTAAAGAAACCGGGCCGCACCATTTCATTGAACGTATCGGCCGGGATGACGCAAAGCAAGGCAAACGGTTTTTTAAAATCACAGCTCGACCTTTATAACGAACAAAGCCAGCTTGACAGCAGCCAGGTGGTGGATCAAAAGAAGACGGACAACACCAAAACGTCAAGATTTAATACAAACCTTACCTATACCGAACCGATCTCAAAATATTTATCGGTGGTGTTTAATTACGGCTTTAATTTAAATAACAGCAATGCCGACAGGAAATCCTTTGATCAATCTTCACCGGGCAATTACAACCTGTTGAATGATTCGTTAAGCAACCACTACGTGTTTAACCAGACATCAAACCAGGGCGGTGTTAACTTCAGCTATAAAAAAGGCAAAAGCACCATGCGCTTTGGCACGCGTGTAGCCAATGTAGATTATAAACAGGTTGACGAAATTACCGGTAACTCGGGCAGGCGTAATTTTACCAACTGGAGCCCCCAGGCAAACTTCTCGTACAAATTCTCGACCTATAGTTCGTTAAATATCGGGTACTATGGTAACCAAACCCAGCCAACGCTCGATCAGTTACAGCCCATCCGTGTAAACACCGACCCGCTGAACATTACCTTGGGTAACCCTAACCTTAAGCCTTCGTTCACCAACGGCTTGTATGGTTATTACAATATGTACAAGGTTATCAGCGATCAATCCATCTGGTTTAACGGTAATTACAACTTTACAACCAACCCCATTGTAAGCAACGTGGTTACCGACCCTACGGTGGGCAAAAGCACCATACAATCGGTTAACCTGCCGGGCAAAAAGCAATCTAACTACAACCTGGGTATTGATATGAGCCGCAAACTGGGCGTTATAGGTCTCAACATTAATGCAAGGTTCAACACCGGCGGTAACATTTATTACAGCATGGTAAACAACGAGCTTAACAAAACAAACTCCAACACATACAGGGCGGCGATAGGCCTGTCGAAATATAAAGAGAAAAAATACTCGATATACGTAAGCGCCGGCCCTAACTACACTGTTGGCCAGGCATCGTTACAGCCCGACAGAAATAACAACGGCCGCGGCTTTAACGCTGACTATTACATGAACATTTACCTGCCGGGCAAAATTGAGATAGGCAGCGATGGCCAGTACCAGTACACCGCGGCTACACAATCGTTCGATAACGATTTTAAGCAAACCATTATCAACGCCAGCATTACCAAATCGTTCTTTAAGGCCGAAAACCTTAAACTGGTATTAAGGGGTAATGACTTGCTGAACCAAAACTCGGGCTTTACCCGCAGCGCATCAAGCAATTTAATTACCGAGAACAGGTACACCACCATCCGCAGGTATTATATGCTATCGGTAGTGTGGGATTTTAACGGCATGGGCGGCGGCGCTGCAAAGAAATAG
- a CDS encoding GLPGLI family protein, translating into MKKHLILLLTCLIGSSAAFAQNAHFTTAGTIEYEKRVNMYGVIKAVINKDNESWYAPAFEQYKKNNPQFKVLKSTLSFSGNRTLYAPLPDDAPPSNSWFSDMPLAQQINTVYTDLNTNLSTTAKKVFDEAFLVKDTARKITWKITDETRDIAGYTCRRANALVMDSIYVVAFYSDEIPVSGGPESFTGLPGMILGLALPHENVTWFATKVTDVPVADAQLKVPAKGKATTYSGLKATLTKAMEGWGEYGKRFFKIYLL; encoded by the coding sequence ATGAAAAAGCATTTAATATTACTACTCACTTGCCTTATCGGCAGCAGCGCGGCATTCGCCCAAAACGCGCACTTTACTACCGCGGGCACCATCGAGTACGAAAAAAGGGTGAACATGTACGGTGTTATCAAAGCCGTAATTAACAAGGACAACGAAAGCTGGTACGCACCTGCTTTTGAGCAATACAAAAAGAACAACCCCCAGTTTAAGGTACTGAAAAGCACCCTTAGCTTTAGCGGCAACCGCACGCTTTACGCGCCCCTGCCCGACGATGCGCCGCCATCGAACAGCTGGTTTAGCGATATGCCCCTGGCACAGCAAATAAACACCGTATACACCGACCTGAACACCAACCTGAGCACCACCGCAAAAAAGGTATTTGATGAGGCTTTTTTGGTGAAGGATACCGCCCGCAAGATCACCTGGAAGATAACCGACGAAACCCGCGATATTGCCGGCTACACCTGTCGCCGTGCAAATGCCCTGGTAATGGATTCGATATATGTGGTGGCGTTTTACAGCGATGAGATCCCGGTATCAGGCGGCCCTGAATCATTCACCGGGCTGCCGGGTATGATACTCGGCCTGGCACTGCCGCACGAGAACGTTACCTGGTTTGCCACCAAAGTTACCGATGTGCCGGTTGCCGATGCGCAGTTAAAAGTACCCGCCAAAGGCAAGGCAACAACCTACAGCGGATTGAAAGCCACACTCACCAAAGCCATGGAAGGCTGGGGCGAATACGGTAAACGCTTTTTTAAGATCTACCTTTTGTAG